Proteins encoded in a region of the Nicotiana tomentosiformis chromosome 9, ASM39032v3, whole genome shotgun sequence genome:
- the LOC104101328 gene encoding nucleoside hydrolase 3-like isoform X2: MIEKEEVVFLREIVVMIMMVLMLLANLYGGVEGIHHPHRILVDTDMDTDDFFSLIYLLKLNRSEMDLKAITISTNAWSDAGHAVNQVYDILYMMGRDDIAVGVGGEGGILPNGTILPNVGGYLPMIDQGDGTAGYCRYRQAIPVGPGGRLDIDSNFGFRKSFLPQGKRQYSPLRQPTAQQVMINTISSGPTVVFLIASHTNFALFLLSNPHLKKNIEHIYIMGGGVRSKNPTGCCPKNVSSSCQPQQCGDIGNVFTDYTSNPYAEFNFFMDPFAAYQVIHSGIPVTLVPLDATNTIPVTEKFIETFEKNQHTYEAQYCFKSLKMARDTWFGDQFSTSYFMWDSFMSGVAASIMQKQHNQHGENEFADMEYINITVVTSNKPYGISDGSNPTVDGHKTTKFRLARNGVHSGHVQTRLRDPFCVQKNRRGRCQVLNQRENTGRFNFSTQFPYYRKVLYKSDLRGKHLGKNVMFDMDMSAGDFLALFYLLKLPVQEINLKAIIVSPTGWANAATIDSVYDLLHMMGRDDIPVGLGDVFAMNQSDPVFYEVGDCKYNKVIPQGSGGFLDSDTLYGLSRSLPRSPRRYTAENSVKFGALRDTDHPELRQPLALEVWESVVKSLNPGSKVTFLTNGPLTNIAKIILADKNMTEAIQDILIVGGHINYDNTEKGNVINVPSNRFAELNMFLDPLAAQTVLSSELNITLIPLGIQRTISVFPEILERLYQTKRTPEAIFARRLLSRLHHLQKTHPGYQHMNTFLGEILGAVVLAGDYSVLKSTYGVKNIKVTAWGYESEDGQIVIDEKKGKSVKVLENLDPLAYYNAFANRLGDEKQSAAVGSFDEQRRIWNTPSNRKKTSP, from the exons ATGATAGAGAAAGAGGAGGTGGTGTTTTTACGTGAAATTGTTGtaatgataatgatggtgttaaTGTTGTTGGCAAATTTGTACGGTGGGGTAGAGGGTATTCATCACCCTCATCGAATTCTTGTGGATACAGATATGGACACTGATGATTTCTTTTCTCTTATCTACCTTCTGAAGCTTAACCGATCAGAAATGGACTTAAAG GCAATAACTATTAGCACAAATGCATGGAGTGATGCAGGACATGCTGTTAATCAAGTATATGACATTCTTTACATGATGGGGCGTGACGATATTGCTGTTGGTGTAGGAGGTGAAGGTGGCATACTTCCCAATGGTACCATTCTGCCAAATGTTGGTGGATATCTGCCAATGATTGATCAG GGAGATGGCACAGCTGGATATTGTAGATATAGACAAGCTATTCCTGTGGGTCCTGGAGGACGTTTGGACATCGACTCAAATTTTGGGTTCCGAAAGAGCTTCCTTCCACAG GGCAAGAGACAATATTCACCTCTTCGACAGCCAACAGCTCAGCAAGTAATGATCAACACAATTTCGTCGGGGCCTACAGTAGTTTTTCTCATCGCGTCACATACAAATTTTGCATTATTTCTTCTAAGTAATCcacatttaaagaaaaatattgaaCACATTTACATAATGGGAGGTGGTGTACGGTCAAAGAATCCTACAGGTTGCTGTCCAAAGAATGTCAGCTCCTCTTGCCAACCTCAGCAGTGCGGTGACATTGGCAATGTATTCACAGATTACACAAGCAATCCTTATGCTGAGTTCAATTTCTTTATGGATCCTTTTGCTGCATATCAG GTAATCCATTCTGGCATTCCAGTTACTCTTGTCCCATTGGATGCCACAAACACGATTCCTGTAACTGAAAAGTTTATTGAAACTTTTGAGAAGAATCAGCACACTTACGAGGCACAGTACTGTTTCAAGTCCCTGAAAATGGCTCGTGATACTTGGTTTGGTGACCAATTCAGCACG AGTTATTTTATGTGGGACTCCTTTATGTCTGGTGTAGCTGCTTCAATCATGCAGAAACAACACAACCAGCATGGAGAAAATGAATTTGCAGATATGGAGTATATCAATATCACAGTAGTTACTTCAAACAAGCCATATGGGATTTCTGATGGATCAAATCCAACTGTTGATGGTCATAAAACTACAAAATTCAGATTAGCGAGAAATGGAGTTCATAGCGGCCATGTACAGACTAGACTTCGTGATCCATTTTGCGTACAAAAGAACAGGAGGGGCAGATGCCAG GTCTTAAACCAAAGAGAAAACACCGGAAGATTTAATTTTTCTACGCAATTTCCTTATTACAGAAAAGTACTTTACAAATCAGATTTAAGGGGCAAGCATCTTGGGAAGAATGTTATGTTTGATATGGATATGAGTGCTGGAGATTTTCTAGCTCTCTTTTATCTCCTTAAGTTACCAGTACAAGAAATCAATCTCAAG GCTATAATTGTGAGTCCGACTGGCTGGGCGAATGCTGCAACAATTGATTCTGTGTATGATTTGCTTCATATGATGGGTCGTGATGACATTCCTGTTGGCCTCGGAGATGTGTTTGCAATGAATCAGTCTGATCCTGTTTTCTATGAAGTTGGTGACTGCAAGTACAACAAGGTTATTCCACAAGGTAGTGGTGGATTTCTCGACTCAGACACTCTTTACGGATTATCTCGTTCTTTGCCTCGAAGTCCTCGCAG ATATACAGCTGAAAATTCTGTGAAATTTGGAGCTCTCAGGGACACTGATCATCCTGAACTTAGACAACCTCTAGCACTAGAAGTGTGGGAGTCAGTGGTGAAATCACTCAATCCAGGATCCAAAGTTACCTTTTTAACCAATGGTCCATTGACTAATATAGCAAAGATCATTCTTGCAGACAAGAATATGACCGAAGCTATCCAG GATATACTAATTGTTGGGGGACACATCAATTATGACAACACAGAGAAGGGAAACGTGATCAATGTTCCTTCTAATAGATTCGCAGAACTGAATATGTTTCTTGACCCTCTGGCTGCACAGACAGTTTTGAGTTCGGAACTAAATATCACTCTCATTCCACTTGGCATACAGCGGACCATCAGTGTATTTCCTGAAATTCTTGAAAGACTTTACCAGACTAAAAGGACACCTGAAGCAATCTTTGCAAGGCGTTTGCTCTCGAGGTTACACCACCTTCAAAAGACACATCCTGGATACCAGCATATG AATACATTTCTTGGAGAAATCCTTGGAGCAGTAGTTTTGGCTGGTGATTATTCTGTATTAAAATCAACATATGGTGTCAAGAACATAAAAGTCACTGCCTGGGGGTATGAATCTGAAGATGGACAGATAGTTATAGACGAAAAGAAAGGCAAATCAGTGAAAGTATTGGAGAATCTGGATCCATTAGCTTATTACAATGCTTTTGCAAATCGACTAGGTGATGAGAAACAGTCTGCAGCAGTTGGAAGCTTTGATGAGCAGAGAAGAATTTGGAATACACCATCTAATAGAAAGAAAACTTCCCCTTAG
- the LOC104101328 gene encoding nucleoside hydrolase 3-like isoform X3, whose amino-acid sequence MIEKEEVVFLREIVVMIMMVLMLLANLYGGVEGIHHPHRILVDTDMDTDDFFSLIYLLKLNRSEMDLKAITISTNAWSDAGHAVNQVYDILYMMGRDDIAVGVGGEGGILPNGTILPNVGGYLPMIDQGDGTAGYCRYRQAIPVGPGGRLDIDSNFGFRKSFLPQGKRQYSPLRQPTAQQVMINTISSGPTVVFLIASHTNFALFLLSNPHLKKNIEHIYIMGGGVRSKNPTGCCPKNVSSSCQPQQCGDIGNVFTDYTSNPYAEFNFFMDPFAAYQVIHSGIPVTLVPLDATNTIPVTEKFIETFEKNQHTYEAQYCFKSLKMARDTWFGDQFSTIYLCC is encoded by the exons ATGATAGAGAAAGAGGAGGTGGTGTTTTTACGTGAAATTGTTGtaatgataatgatggtgttaaTGTTGTTGGCAAATTTGTACGGTGGGGTAGAGGGTATTCATCACCCTCATCGAATTCTTGTGGATACAGATATGGACACTGATGATTTCTTTTCTCTTATCTACCTTCTGAAGCTTAACCGATCAGAAATGGACTTAAAG GCAATAACTATTAGCACAAATGCATGGAGTGATGCAGGACATGCTGTTAATCAAGTATATGACATTCTTTACATGATGGGGCGTGACGATATTGCTGTTGGTGTAGGAGGTGAAGGTGGCATACTTCCCAATGGTACCATTCTGCCAAATGTTGGTGGATATCTGCCAATGATTGATCAG GGAGATGGCACAGCTGGATATTGTAGATATAGACAAGCTATTCCTGTGGGTCCTGGAGGACGTTTGGACATCGACTCAAATTTTGGGTTCCGAAAGAGCTTCCTTCCACAG GGCAAGAGACAATATTCACCTCTTCGACAGCCAACAGCTCAGCAAGTAATGATCAACACAATTTCGTCGGGGCCTACAGTAGTTTTTCTCATCGCGTCACATACAAATTTTGCATTATTTCTTCTAAGTAATCcacatttaaagaaaaatattgaaCACATTTACATAATGGGAGGTGGTGTACGGTCAAAGAATCCTACAGGTTGCTGTCCAAAGAATGTCAGCTCCTCTTGCCAACCTCAGCAGTGCGGTGACATTGGCAATGTATTCACAGATTACACAAGCAATCCTTATGCTGAGTTCAATTTCTTTATGGATCCTTTTGCTGCATATCAG GTAATCCATTCTGGCATTCCAGTTACTCTTGTCCCATTGGATGCCACAAACACGATTCCTGTAACTGAAAAGTTTATTGAAACTTTTGAGAAGAATCAGCACACTTACGAGGCACAGTACTGTTTCAAGTCCCTGAAAATGGCTCGTGATACTTGGTTTGGTGACCAATTCAGCACG ATTTATTTGTGTTGCTAA
- the LOC104101328 gene encoding nucleoside hydrolase 3-like isoform X1, with amino-acid sequence MIEKEEVVFLREIVVMIMMVLMLLANLYGGVEGIHHPHRILVDTDMDTDDFFSLIYLLKLNRSEMDLKAITISTNAWSDAGHAVNQVYDILYMMGRDDIAVGVGGEGGILPNGTILPNVGGYLPMIDQGDGTAGYCRYRQAIPVGPGGRLDIDSNFGFRKSFLPQGKRQYSPLRQPTAQQVMINTISSGPTVVFLIASHTNFALFLLSNPHLKKNIEHIYIMGGGVRSKNPTGCCPKNVSSSCQPQQCGDIGNVFTDYTSNPYAEFNFFMDPFAAYQVIHSGIPVTLVPLDATNTIPVTEKFIETFEKNQHTYEAQYCFKSLKMARDTWFGDQFSTSYFMWDSFMSGVAASIMQKQHNQHGENEFADMEYINITVVTSNKPYGISDGSNPTVDGHKTTKFRLARNGVHSGHVQTRLRDPFCVQKNRRGRCQDGYTKEVGGPGGVPILVAIRAKPNQNANSVLDREFFVSFLDVLNQRENTGRFNFSTQFPYYRKVLYKSDLRGKHLGKNVMFDMDMSAGDFLALFYLLKLPVQEINLKAIIVSPTGWANAATIDSVYDLLHMMGRDDIPVGLGDVFAMNQSDPVFYEVGDCKYNKVIPQGSGGFLDSDTLYGLSRSLPRSPRRYTAENSVKFGALRDTDHPELRQPLALEVWESVVKSLNPGSKVTFLTNGPLTNIAKIILADKNMTEAIQDILIVGGHINYDNTEKGNVINVPSNRFAELNMFLDPLAAQTVLSSELNITLIPLGIQRTISVFPEILERLYQTKRTPEAIFARRLLSRLHHLQKTHPGYQHMNTFLGEILGAVVLAGDYSVLKSTYGVKNIKVTAWGYESEDGQIVIDEKKGKSVKVLENLDPLAYYNAFANRLGDEKQSAAVGSFDEQRRIWNTPSNRKKTSP; translated from the exons ATGATAGAGAAAGAGGAGGTGGTGTTTTTACGTGAAATTGTTGtaatgataatgatggtgttaaTGTTGTTGGCAAATTTGTACGGTGGGGTAGAGGGTATTCATCACCCTCATCGAATTCTTGTGGATACAGATATGGACACTGATGATTTCTTTTCTCTTATCTACCTTCTGAAGCTTAACCGATCAGAAATGGACTTAAAG GCAATAACTATTAGCACAAATGCATGGAGTGATGCAGGACATGCTGTTAATCAAGTATATGACATTCTTTACATGATGGGGCGTGACGATATTGCTGTTGGTGTAGGAGGTGAAGGTGGCATACTTCCCAATGGTACCATTCTGCCAAATGTTGGTGGATATCTGCCAATGATTGATCAG GGAGATGGCACAGCTGGATATTGTAGATATAGACAAGCTATTCCTGTGGGTCCTGGAGGACGTTTGGACATCGACTCAAATTTTGGGTTCCGAAAGAGCTTCCTTCCACAG GGCAAGAGACAATATTCACCTCTTCGACAGCCAACAGCTCAGCAAGTAATGATCAACACAATTTCGTCGGGGCCTACAGTAGTTTTTCTCATCGCGTCACATACAAATTTTGCATTATTTCTTCTAAGTAATCcacatttaaagaaaaatattgaaCACATTTACATAATGGGAGGTGGTGTACGGTCAAAGAATCCTACAGGTTGCTGTCCAAAGAATGTCAGCTCCTCTTGCCAACCTCAGCAGTGCGGTGACATTGGCAATGTATTCACAGATTACACAAGCAATCCTTATGCTGAGTTCAATTTCTTTATGGATCCTTTTGCTGCATATCAG GTAATCCATTCTGGCATTCCAGTTACTCTTGTCCCATTGGATGCCACAAACACGATTCCTGTAACTGAAAAGTTTATTGAAACTTTTGAGAAGAATCAGCACACTTACGAGGCACAGTACTGTTTCAAGTCCCTGAAAATGGCTCGTGATACTTGGTTTGGTGACCAATTCAGCACG AGTTATTTTATGTGGGACTCCTTTATGTCTGGTGTAGCTGCTTCAATCATGCAGAAACAACACAACCAGCATGGAGAAAATGAATTTGCAGATATGGAGTATATCAATATCACAGTAGTTACTTCAAACAAGCCATATGGGATTTCTGATGGATCAAATCCAACTGTTGATGGTCATAAAACTACAAAATTCAGATTAGCGAGAAATGGAGTTCATAGCGGCCATGTACAGACTAGACTTCGTGATCCATTTTGCGTACAAAAGAACAGGAGGGGCAGATGCCAG GACGGTTATACAAAAGAAGTTGGTGGTCCAGGAGGAGTGCCTATTCTTGTTGCTATAAGAGCAAAACCTAATCAAAATGCTAACAGCGTATTGGACAGAGAGTTTTTTGTTAGCTTTCTGGAT GTCTTAAACCAAAGAGAAAACACCGGAAGATTTAATTTTTCTACGCAATTTCCTTATTACAGAAAAGTACTTTACAAATCAGATTTAAGGGGCAAGCATCTTGGGAAGAATGTTATGTTTGATATGGATATGAGTGCTGGAGATTTTCTAGCTCTCTTTTATCTCCTTAAGTTACCAGTACAAGAAATCAATCTCAAG GCTATAATTGTGAGTCCGACTGGCTGGGCGAATGCTGCAACAATTGATTCTGTGTATGATTTGCTTCATATGATGGGTCGTGATGACATTCCTGTTGGCCTCGGAGATGTGTTTGCAATGAATCAGTCTGATCCTGTTTTCTATGAAGTTGGTGACTGCAAGTACAACAAGGTTATTCCACAAGGTAGTGGTGGATTTCTCGACTCAGACACTCTTTACGGATTATCTCGTTCTTTGCCTCGAAGTCCTCGCAG ATATACAGCTGAAAATTCTGTGAAATTTGGAGCTCTCAGGGACACTGATCATCCTGAACTTAGACAACCTCTAGCACTAGAAGTGTGGGAGTCAGTGGTGAAATCACTCAATCCAGGATCCAAAGTTACCTTTTTAACCAATGGTCCATTGACTAATATAGCAAAGATCATTCTTGCAGACAAGAATATGACCGAAGCTATCCAG GATATACTAATTGTTGGGGGACACATCAATTATGACAACACAGAGAAGGGAAACGTGATCAATGTTCCTTCTAATAGATTCGCAGAACTGAATATGTTTCTTGACCCTCTGGCTGCACAGACAGTTTTGAGTTCGGAACTAAATATCACTCTCATTCCACTTGGCATACAGCGGACCATCAGTGTATTTCCTGAAATTCTTGAAAGACTTTACCAGACTAAAAGGACACCTGAAGCAATCTTTGCAAGGCGTTTGCTCTCGAGGTTACACCACCTTCAAAAGACACATCCTGGATACCAGCATATG AATACATTTCTTGGAGAAATCCTTGGAGCAGTAGTTTTGGCTGGTGATTATTCTGTATTAAAATCAACATATGGTGTCAAGAACATAAAAGTCACTGCCTGGGGGTATGAATCTGAAGATGGACAGATAGTTATAGACGAAAAGAAAGGCAAATCAGTGAAAGTATTGGAGAATCTGGATCCATTAGCTTATTACAATGCTTTTGCAAATCGACTAGGTGATGAGAAACAGTCTGCAGCAGTTGGAAGCTTTGATGAGCAGAGAAGAATTTGGAATACACCATCTAATAGAAAGAAAACTTCCCCTTAG